Proteins encoded by one window of Mesorhizobium sp. INR15:
- a CDS encoding glycosyltransferase family 39 protein, with amino-acid sequence MNRNYIFLFLFSLLMTMSGLAALPPIDRDESRFVQATKQMAEAGDYVDIRFQDASRYQKPIGIYWLQSAAVALSGEGAAAPIWVYRLVSTLAIAIAVVGIAWTGANLFGANAGVATGLMMAAIFATAFEGRDAKTDAMLLACCVWAQGALAQIYMASRRKEPVAGHLPWIFWFAQGAAILIKGPIAPLLSALTIVTLVAFERDWRWLSKLKTARGLALVVVIVLPWIALISWKSGGAFLQQAVGKDMLGKVAQGEESHGLPPGFYMLTYSLFMWPFGLIAVGAGLQAINRLRDDARLRFCLAWYIPFWFVFELIPTKLPHYVLPAYPGAALLIGWLLTLSPQDANTPLRRWQDWLWWSTAFGLAVVSLGLAAVCIGAPIYLTGSFSWWSIPAAAAALGAGYLAFSRELQVPLHRIGAIAACAGIAYGLLFGVIAPSLKPIWLSPAIEAAVRANRPCDTTVLASASYHEPSLVFLVGTKTVLTDVDGAAKHLLADPACAMALVSVGEEQKLNGLLAGKSASRVAVIDGLNYSSGDKMSLGLYRIAQ; translated from the coding sequence ATGAATAGGAATTATATCTTTCTCTTTCTGTTCAGCCTGCTGATGACGATGTCGGGGCTGGCAGCCTTGCCGCCCATCGATCGTGACGAATCGCGCTTCGTTCAGGCCACCAAGCAGATGGCCGAGGCCGGCGACTATGTTGACATTCGCTTCCAGGATGCTTCACGCTACCAGAAGCCGATCGGCATCTATTGGCTGCAATCCGCCGCCGTGGCTCTGAGCGGCGAGGGGGCCGCCGCACCGATCTGGGTGTACCGCCTGGTCTCAACGCTCGCCATCGCCATCGCCGTTGTCGGCATCGCCTGGACCGGTGCCAATCTGTTCGGGGCGAATGCCGGCGTCGCCACAGGCCTGATGATGGCGGCGATCTTCGCCACCGCTTTCGAAGGCCGCGATGCCAAGACCGACGCCATGTTGCTGGCCTGCTGTGTGTGGGCGCAAGGGGCGCTGGCGCAAATCTATATGGCATCGCGCCGCAAGGAGCCGGTCGCTGGTCATTTGCCTTGGATTTTCTGGTTCGCCCAAGGTGCTGCGATCCTGATCAAGGGTCCGATCGCGCCGCTGCTGTCGGCGCTGACCATCGTCACACTGGTCGCCTTCGAGCGCGACTGGCGCTGGCTGTCGAAACTGAAGACTGCCAGAGGTCTGGCCCTGGTGGTCGTGATCGTGTTGCCCTGGATCGCGCTCATCAGCTGGAAAAGCGGCGGCGCCTTTCTGCAGCAGGCCGTCGGCAAGGACATGCTGGGCAAGGTCGCGCAGGGCGAGGAATCGCACGGCCTGCCGCCTGGCTTCTACATGCTGACCTATTCCCTGTTCATGTGGCCTTTCGGCCTTATCGCGGTTGGCGCCGGGCTACAGGCCATCAACCGTCTGCGCGACGACGCTCGGCTGCGCTTCTGCCTCGCCTGGTACATTCCGTTCTGGTTTGTGTTCGAGCTGATCCCGACCAAGCTGCCGCACTATGTCTTGCCGGCCTATCCCGGAGCGGCGTTGCTGATCGGTTGGCTTTTGACCCTGTCACCGCAGGACGCCAATACACCGCTCAGGCGCTGGCAAGACTGGCTGTGGTGGTCAACAGCATTCGGCCTCGCCGTCGTCAGCCTTGGCCTCGCGGCGGTCTGTATCGGAGCGCCGATCTACCTCACCGGCAGCTTCTCTTGGTGGAGCATTCCAGCGGCCGCGGCAGCACTTGGCGCCGGCTACCTCGCGTTCTCGCGCGAACTGCAGGTGCCGCTCCATCGCATCGGCGCCATCGCGGCCTGTGCCGGCATTGCCTATGGTTTGCTGTTTGGCGTCATCGCGCCTTCCTTGAAGCCGATCTGGCTGAGCCCGGCGATCGAGGCGGCAGTCCGCGCCAACAGGCCTTGCGACACAACGGTGCTGGCTTCGGCTAGCTATCACGAACCGAGCCTGGTATTCCTCGTCGGTACCAAGACGGTGCTGACCGATGTGGACGGCGCGGCAAAACATCTGCTCGCCGACCCCGCCTGCGCGATGGCGCTTGTATCGGTCGGCGAAGAGCAGAAGCTGAATGGCTTGTTGGCAGGCAAATCGGCGAGCCGTGTTGCGGTCATCGATGGGCTCAACTATTCGTCGGGAGACAAGATGTCTCTCGGCCTCTATCGTATCGCTCAGTGA